DNA sequence from the Sulfurimonas sp. HSL3-1 genome:
TAGGCAAAGGCCATCGCCAGGACATAAACAAGCGAAAGGGTGAACCCGCGCCGGGCCGTCAGTTTCTCCCCCTGCGACACGATAATGGAGGAGAGGATCGGGATCATCGGAAAGATGCACGGGGTCAGCGAAAGCGCGAGTCCAAAGCCAAAAAAGAGGGCCAGGATCGCCCAGAGACTGCCGCCTTTGAGCGTGTCGACGATGATGTCCGTTTCACTCTCACCCTGCACGCTCGCCGGAGCTTTCGGCTTTTCGGGTGCCGCGGCGGCGGGCGAACCAAGTTTGGCGAGATCGACGTCGAAGGTGTACTCTTTGTTCTGCGGCTCGTAGCAGAGCCCGCGCTCCGAACACCCCTGAAACGCGAAAGCGACGGTCACCGGGACTGTGCCCGTTTTCTGCGACGATGTCAGGATGATCTCGACGGGCACGTTGTGCAGGTGGACCATGTCGCCGTCATGCTCTTCCGCAACGCTGTTGACCTTCACTTCGGAGATGGAGACCCCGGAGGGCGCCTTGACCTTGGCATCAAGTTTGTCGGCATAGACATAGATGCCCTCGCCCAGTTCGATGTCAATGGCGATGTGCTGGTTGTCGAGCAGGGAAGCCTTGGGTTTGAATGCCTCTTCGGGCATCAGGAAACTGCTCTGAAAGGCGAAGAGGAGCGTCGCCGAAAGCAGGGTAAAAAACGCGAGGAACCGTTTCACAGAAAGCCTTTGTGACGAAATTGGCCCACATTTTAGCGCAAGAAGCAAAAACAAAACAGTAACGCGCGCCCAGCTGTGGGGGGTTAAGCTTTCAGCCCAGGTATTTCACTTCAGTATCGGGAGCAGACGGGCATAGAAACAGGCGGCATGCTGCACGGCATCGACACGGATCCATTGGCGCGTCAGTTTGAAGCGGAAGCTGCCGACGCTGCGCTCGGGGTAGCGGTGGGCGTACGCGGATTCGGGCGTATTGAAGGTGGCGAGCAGTCCCCGCGCCGCCAGAAGCATGGGCCCGAGGATGTGCGTCATCTGCGCCCGCTCCCCCCGCTGCCGCGCCAGCCGGTAGGCCGCCATCAGTCCTTCGCAGCGCGAACCGTCATGGTAGACGTGGTCACCGAAACGGTAGTAAAACCCGCCGGCATAATCTGGACAGAGCGCATTATCAGGCGTGTACATATGGCGGATCATCTGTGCCGCGTCCCCGTACACGAAGGCCCGGTGGGCATCGGTGACGACGCCTTCAATCCCGTCCCAGGCCTCGATTGCCTGCATCAGCCAGCTGTCTGCCGGCAGCGGCTCGAAGAGATCGGCATAGCGCTTCGGACGGATATGGATGAGAAAATCAAGTGCCCGGCGGCTCTCATGCCGAATGCGCGCTTTCAGTTTTTCCGACCCGTCGCCGTGTGCATGGAAAAGTGCCAGGCCAAGCAGCGCCTCGCCGGGGTAGTAAAAGGAGAAGAGGCCCCGCTTCGTCTTGTCATCGATGCCGACAAGCGGCGCCCCCTTCCCGAAACGCGGGTGGCGGTAGTAGCCGATCATCTCCCCCTCCCCGTCGATACGGCTGAGCAGGTGCCGGACCAACCCCTCTGCATAGCGCCCGTAACGCCCGTCGCCGCTGAGATGGCGGTAACGCATCAGGGCGGCCAGCCCTATGCCCGCACCCCCGAGCTTGGACTTCTTGTTATAAAAGGGGTAGCAGCGATACCCCTCCGCATCCTCCTCTTCTTGCAACGTCGTCACAAAATAATCGATGGAGCGGCGCGCCGCCTCCAGCAGACGGCGTTCTTTGAAGAGCGTATACCCCTCGAGCAGGGTGATCGTCGCGCCGCTGTGGCGCAGTATGTTGTAATAACCCGGGTTCTTCGGGTGCTGAAAATCGGCTTCGCTGTCACGCAGGGGATCGTAATAGTAGAGGAAGCGTCCGTCGCGCCGCATATTGTCCGCCAGCCAACCGATGCTCTCGCGCAGTACCCTCTCCACGGTACCGGCCGAGAGGGGAAAAGGCGACGGAAGCCCCCGGTACAGCGGAAGAGTCTTCGCTTCATAGGTGATTACGGCAACGCTTTTGAGCAGGCAGCACTGCAGCGGGAGGCCGCGCATCATCGCGGCACGCTGCTCCTCATCCTGCCCCTTCTGCGCCAGACCGAAGCGCCCGGCAAGATAGTCCAGCAGCTGCGTCACACTCATGATGCTGTGGGTCACGGCATCGGTCGGCATGACGTAACGCACCGTCCCCTCATAGACACAGCGTACCCCGGTCACCCCGGGCTCATATCGCGCCGGCGACACGTCCATCCACGTCAACTCTTCCGGACGACAGGGGATCTCCTCCGTCACCATCTCAACCATGATCCGGCACACGGAGGGGTCGGAAACATGAAAAGCCTCAAAGCCTTTGCGTTTGCGTACTCCCGCCACGGCGCGGCGTACGCTCTCCGCCAGCGAACGGCGACGCGATCCCCAGCGCATCGGCTTCACGCCGCGTTGAAAGAGCGTAATATAGAGCTGCGAGCAGGAGGGATCGAAGCTCCGTGCAAACCGTTTGGGAAGCGGGAATGCCGAAGGCTCTCCCGCCAGCAGCTTCCGAACCGCCCCAAAAAACTGCATCTCATCTGCCGTTTCCGCGCCGGAGACCGCGTGCGGTACCGTCATACCCTCTCCTTCACATGCCTTGCATCGCTTGTGATGCTTTCCGGCCCTTACAAAAACGTGCCTCGCGGGCACCCTTTGGTAAAAGCGGTGCGGGACGAGCCCGCCGCTTAGACAACGCTGTCCGGATCCGGATCCACATCCAGATCGTCCAGATCGCCGTCATCGAAGAGGTCGAAGTCCTCCGCATCCATCGCACCATGGCCGCCGCCGCCCTGTCCGGGGTTGCTGTCGTCGTCATGGTCCTCATCGTTGCCGTGACCGTTGTCATGGTCGTCATCGCTGTCAGAGTCGGCATCGGTATCCGTATCCGTGTCGGTATCGGTATCCGTGTCGGTGTCGGTGTCTGTATCAGAGTCATCGTCCGTGTCGGCACCGTGACCGCCGCCGCCCTGACCCGGGTTGCTGTCGTCATCATGGTCATCGTCATTTCCGTGACCGTTGTTACCATCGTCGTCCGTATCGGTGTCGGTATCCGTATCGGTGTCGGAATCATCATCCGTGTCGGCACCGTGACCGCCGCCGCCCTGACCCGGGTTGCTGTCGTCATCATGGTCATCGTCATTGCCGTGGCCGTTGTTGCCGTCGTCGTCATCGTCGGAGTCATCGTCCGTGTCGGCACCGTGACCGCCGCCCCCCTGACCCGGGTTGCTATCGTCATCATGGTCATCATCGTTACCGTGGCCGTTGTTGCCGTCGTCATCATCGTCATCATCGTCATCGTTGTCATCGTCGTTGTCGGTATCGTCGTCGTTGTCGGTATCGTCATCGTCGTCGTTGTCGGTATCCGTGTCGGTGTCAGTGTCTGTATCCGTATCGGTGTCTGTATCCGTATCGGTGTCTGTATCCGTATCGGTGTCTGTATCCGTGTCAGTGTCTGTATCGGTGTCCGTGTCTGTATCGGTTTCAGCCGCCGGACGGGCATCCGCCGGATTGCCGATTTCCGCGCTCGCAACACCGCGGGCACCCACTTCGTCACCTTCCTGATCGGCACCGACGTCACCCCGCGCGTCATCACGCTCTTCATAGATGGCGCCTTCGCTCAGTCCGCTGCCCTGGCCACCGCCCTGACCTGCTGCAGTCGCACCCATCTCGCCGCCCATCAGGGCGGTTTCGAGGGCGGTAACATCGCCGATCAACGCGTCGTTTTCCGCCGTATCGACCGTTACGCTGCTGTCGAGTACGACATGTTCGTGTGAGCCGATCTCAACGGTATGGCCGTTGTCGAGGCTCAGTACGATACCGCCTTCCCCGGTGATCACGGTGTCATTTTCGTGGATGATATCCCCGGATACAGCGATCTTTTCGTGGCCGCCCGGTCCAATCACTTTCACAACGCCTTCAATTGCCGTTACCATTCCGATTGCAGTTGCCATCTCATCTCCTTTTGATGTATCTTAGCTGTATTATAGGCTTTAACCGCCGCACAGCTCAATACTACTTTCGTATGAATTTGTTATCGTCTGGCATTATTGACCATAATGGCCAGCTCGAGCCGGCTGGCCACGCCGAGCTTCTCATACACCGTCTTCAAATGGGTCTTGACCGTCTGTTCTGTGATATCCGCCGTCTGGGCGATCTCCTTGTTGCTCATCCCGAGCGCCACCATCTCCGCCAGCTCGCGTTCCCGCGCCGACAACGGGTCAAGCGCTTCCTGACGCTGGGCTGCCATCATGCTGTTCTGCCGGATCATCATCTGGATAAACTCCGGGTAAAGCCAGATATTGCCGCCGACGACGGCCTTGACGGCCTGATTGATGTTGTTGGCAGAAGCGTAGGTGTTCAGCAGGGCGCGTGCCCCCTCCTTGAGCAGCAGAATCCCGTCAGAATAGACGGGGCTGCTGTTCATCGCCATCACGGCGCTCTTCGTCCCTTTGAGAAACTGGAGCAGCTCCTCCAACTCCCCGATATTGCCGTCATAATCGAACAGCACGACCGCGGGATGCGCTTTGTCCAAAGCGCCGTAGAGCGCTCCGAGATCCTGAAACATCTGCAGATCATACAACCGTGACATCCCGGTTTTCCAGTGTTTGAGCACAGAATCCCGCCTAGAATAGAGGTAGAGTTTTTTCATCCTATCGCTCCTTGAAGGCATTGTCTTTCGTACGCAGCAGCGGTTGAAGAATATAGTCGAGAATGCTCTTTTTGCCCGTGATGATCTCCGCGTTGACGACCATGCCCGGAATCAGCTTCAACGGATTCTCCACCGTGCCGAGGAACGTTTTGTCCGTTTCGATCCAGACCTGGTAGTAGGTCTTGCCGTCGGCTTCGTTAATGGAGTCGGGGCTGATCCGCACGACCCGGCCGCTGAGTCCCCCGTAGATGGCGAAATCATAGGCCGTAATCTTGATCACCGCGCGCTGATCGGGGTACAAGAAGGCGATATCGCGCGGATGGACCTTGACTTCGACCAGCAGCGAATCTCCCGTCGGAAGGATATCCATCATCTTCATGCCCGGCGTCACGACCCCGCCGATCGTTGTGACATAGAGGCGCTTGACGATCCCGTCGACGGGCGAGCGCACCAGGGTCCGGCTCACCTGGTCTTCGAGCGCCGCCTGGGACTCCTTGATCCGCTGCATCTGCGCCTCGATTCCGTTGAGCTCCTCCTTGGCACGGTTCTGGAAAGCGAGCTCGGCTTCGTCGCGTTTGCTCTTTGCCTCGTCGATCATCGCCCGCGTCGACGCGATCTGATGTCTTGTCGTCGTCAGGGACTGCTGTACGTTGTTGGCATCGCGCTGCAGCTTGATATAGTCAACCTCGGGCACGATCCGCTTTATGACCAGGGGCTTGTTAATCTCGATCTCCTTGCGAACCAGTTCCATCTCCTGCTCAAGCTCGACATAGTGCTCCCGCGCTTCTTTGAGCTCGCTGCTGCGCTGGACGATCTGCGCGTCGAGCACCGCGATGCTCTTTTTGAGTTGCTTCCGGTTACTCGTGAAAAGGCTGCGTTCCTTCTCGATCAGCGCCTTTTGCGCCGGGTCGCTCGTCTCGGGTTCGAGAAAAGCCGTCCCGTGGGCCTCCGCCCGCAGGCGGACCGCCCGGGCGTAAAGTTCGTCATACTCCAGCCGGGTCTTCTCCACCGTCGAACTGAAGTAGATATCCTGCATCTTCAGCAGCGGTTCGCCTTTTTTGACCAGGTCGCCCTCTTTGATGAGGATCTCCTTGACGATCCCCCCTTCGAGGTTCTGGATCGGCTTGATCTGACTGCTCGGCACGATCTTGCCGTTGCCCTTGACAACCTCGTCGATCATCGCGTGATCCGCCCAGACGATGAAAACCGCCACCGTCAGCAGCATAATCCAGAGGAAAAGCCGTGAATGCAGGGCCGTACGCTCCAGTACCGCGGCGCTGCGGCTGTTAAGATAGGCCAGCTCCTCCTCTGAAACGACCCTGGGACGCTGATCACTCTTGTCAGAGGGGCGCTTCGGCGGCCGGCTGGAGAGCATGGAACTGTCAAGCACTGTGCACCTCCGACTTTTTAAGGTAGGCGAGGACCTCCGCCTTCGTTCCGTCCATCACGACCTCCCCGCGCTCGAGCAGGATGATGCGCTCGACCAGTTCCAAAACGGCGTCTTTGTGCGTCACGAAGAGCGCCGTCTTCCCCTTGATCTTCTGGGAGATCCCGAGGATGGCGATGCGCTCGCTCTCTTCATCCAGATGCGAGGTCGGCTCGTCAAAAAGGACCAAAGAGAAATCGTCGATCAGGGCCCGTGCGATTCCGATGCTCTGGCGTTGCCCGCCCGAAACGTTCTGTCCCTTCTCCTTGATCTTCATATTGAAGCCGTCGGGGTTGAGATTGATGTAGCGCAGGGCGCCGCTCAGGCGTGCCGCCTCGACGATCTCGTGCGAATCGATACCGGGATGCTTCAGGGCGATGTTCTCCTTGATCGTCCCCTGCAGCAGAACGATCTCCTGGGGCACGTAGGCGATCTGTTTGCGCAGCTCCGCCGGGGCGTACTGATCCATCTCGACGTCGTCCGCGAGGATCATTCCCTCCTTCGGTGCATAAAAGCCCATCAGCAGGTTGATGATGGTCGTCTTGCCCGATCCCATCTCTCCCATGATGGCGACGTGTTCGCCGGGTTCGATCGTGAACGAGACGTCATGCAGGGCATTGCGCGCCGAATCGGGGTAGGCGAAATCTACATTGACGAAATCGATCTTTCCTTTGAGATGGCTTGCACTGATAAACTCACGCTCTTTGGGGTGTTCGATGGCACTTCCCATCACCTTCTCGATTGCACGGAAGCCTGCACGGGCTTTGTTGAACTGCAAGATCAGCATCACCAGCTTCCCGACGGGGTTGACGGCCCGCGACGAAAGGATGTAGGCGACCAGTAATCCCCCCGTCGTCAGTATGCCCTGGTGGATCATGTAGACGCTGGCCACGATCACGGCAACCGTCTGTACGCGGATCAGAAAGGAGGTCGCCGTCGCGATGGAGCCGTTGAGGACGCGGGATTTGAGCCCCCGCTGGGCAATGTTCCCCGTCGCCTCCTCCAGCTTCCACTGCATAACGCTGTTGTAGTTGAAGGCCTTGATCGTTTCAATGGCATTGAGGCTTTCGAGCAGAATGCTGTTTTTCACCGCCGATGCCTGGTTGGAGTTGCGGATGCTGGTCCGGATCGGTCCTTTTATAAGGAAGGCGTACACTGCGATCAGGACGATTGTCATCAGCGGGATATAGACAACATCGCCGGCGACCCAGTAAACCACCAGCAGGAAAAGAATCGAAAACGGGAGATCGACGAGGGTCGTCACGACGGTGGAGGTCAGAAAGTTCCGGATGCTCTCGTACTGTTTCAGGTCGCTTGAAAACGCGCCGACGGAACCGATCTGCTCGGAGAGCTTCATATCCATGACGTGCTCGAAGATCTTCGACGACATGATCACGTCGCTCTTTTTCGCCGCGATCTCCATAAAGTAGCTCCGCAAAAAACGCAAAAAGGCTTCGAGCACGAAGATGGCCACGACACCGTAGGTGAGGACCCAGAGCGTGTCGAGGGCCGTATTCGGGATGACCCGGTCAAAAACGTTGCGCATATACAGCGGCAGGATCAGAATAAAAAGATTGACCAGGAAGGAGCCGACCAGAATGTCCATATAGATCGTTCTTGTGCGCGACAACGTACTCCAGAACCAGTGCCTTTCGTCCTCCTCTTCCTTCTCTTCCTGCGCTTCCAGGCTGAACCCGAAGTTCTTTTTCATCAGGAAACAGTACCCGAGGTACTCCGCTTCCAGGTGTTCGATGGGGATCCACCCCTCCTGCTCGGGAACGCCGGGAAGCAGTACGTTCGCATACTCCATCTCTTTGTCAAACTCGAGCAGCACGCAGGCGCGATCCTCTTTCAGAATCAGGATACACGGCAGCAGGTGCTGTGCGATCTTGCGCAGGGATTTCTTTTGAAGGGTACTGGCGAAGCCCGCCTTTTCCGCCGCCCGGCTAAAAAGCGAACGGGAGCGCTGGGGGTCGGGCTCGAACAGTTTCGGGTCCTCCGGGTCGACCGGCAACCCCGCCAGGACGATCTCCGCGGTCACTTCCTGGTGATAGAGTTTTGCAACAGCCAACAGGGCGTCAAGCAGCCCGGAACGATTCTGTTCGCCCATCTACACCGCCCCCTTGTCTGGCTTGCCGATCCAGAAGCCCTGCAGCCGCTCAATACCGTGCTCGTACAGACTTGTTGCCGTCTCCTCGCTGTCGACCCCTGTCGCGATCAGATCGATGTCGATCAGCCTGGCGATGGTAAAGAGCGCCGATTCGCGTTTGCTCTCGGAACCGACCAGGGAGAGCAGGTACGCCGCGTCGATCTTCAGGTAGGAGGGTTTGACACGCTGCAGGAAGGTCAGATCTTTTTCGGATTCGACCGTAAAGTGGTCGATGCCGAAACGCCATCCCTGCTTCTGTACGAACATGGAGAAAGCCGCCGCGGGCTCCGGCGCGCTCAGCACCGTACTGTTGGAGACCTCGAACGCCAGTTCCAGCGTATTATCGTCCCAGGCATCTTTCCTGGCGGACAACCATCCAATGGTAGAACTGTGGGCGATAAAATCCTCCGAAACGTTCACCGCAACCTCGACGGCATGAAAGCTCTTGCCCATCTTGTCGAGCACGTAACGGTCAAGCTCCTCGAGCAGATCGAGGTGTGAAACGACCGGAATGAATGCCCCGGCGTTGAGCAGCTTGCCTTCCAGCTCCAGGCGCAGCAACAGCTCTTTTTGCACCGTCTCCCCGCTGCGGGCGACAACGGGCTGGTACACGGTCACAAAACGGTCGAACTGCATTGCGTCGCGCAGATGTTTCCGCCACTCGTCGTGTCCCCATGAAGGAACATGATCGTGTTTTTCACGGTAAAGGACCGGTACGGCCCCGCCGGCTTCTGCCTGCATCAGCGCATAATCGAGATGACTCAGGAGGTCAGAAGGGGTCTCGCCGGTACGGTAGGCCGCCGCGGCGATCGTCACGCAATAGCCGGCCCCCTTGCAGCTCTCCGCCGCCGAGGTGAGCAGTGCCGAAACATCCGACTCTTCCAGCGACGGGAGGATGAGGATCACTTCGAATTCACGGACCCGGCAGGCGACGCCCTCTTCGACCCCGTTGACGATGCCGCGGGCAATGTCGCCGATAAAGGAGAGCACCTTCTGCAGGACGTATCCTCCCTCTTCATGTTTCACCTTGTCGGGGTCGCACAGCTGCAGCGCGGCGACATAGCCGGCGGAGAAGCGGTCTTCGCCCGACATCAGGCTGCCCAGTTTCATCATAAAGAAATCGCGGTTTTTCAGGTGGGTCTGGCGGTCTTCATACAGGAGCGTATTGTAGCGGGCGACGGCATCGGCCTCCTTCTTGAAAACCTCCTTCACTTTAAACACCAGGGTATTGATGGCCTGGACCACATCGCGGAACTCCCTTGTTCTCGGCAGCGACTCCTGGATGATAAAACGGTTCCCCGAGACGGCTTCCGCCTGTTCGCGGACCGCATCGAGCGAACGCAGCACGATCTTCAACATAAAGTAGATCCCGCCCATGGCCAGCAGGCTCAGGATGAAGAAACTGACGAGCACTTCCTTGAGCGCATCCCACATCTGGGTATAAGCGTTGCCGCGGTGTCCTTCGATCTGAAGCTCTCCGACCTGCATCCACTCTCTGCCCACGGGCACGGATGCGGACGCAGGCGGCAGGGCGATGCTGTCGGCGAACCATGCCGGCACGTCATCGAGGATCAGCGGCGTATGACGCTCGTAGAGCACCTTTCCGTCGACGTTGCGGTAGACGATCGCTTCGTAAAGTCCGCTGTCAAATACGGCGTTGATCATCGTTTCGGCCATCGCGACATCCTGACCGTCGGAGGCCCGGCTGATCGCCAGCCCCAGGGATGAAGCCGTGTTGCGTGCACTCGTATAGAGCTGCTCCTCGATGAAACGGACGTTCGTCCGGTAGTTGCTGAACATCGTCATCGCCAGCAGCGCTATCACCAGAATAGACATTGCCAGCGTGATCTCTTTAAAGAGTGTCACAATCCCTCCTTTTCAATGCGTTGCAGGAATGCAGCCCACGCCTTATTGCGTGACTTCCCGCCTGAAAGCGTTTTGCCTCTTCCCTGCTGCGTATTCAAAAAGAGGGACTCCGCGTTGAAACTGTAGACATAGACAAGGTCTTTACGTTTCGTTGCCGGGAAAATGCGGTAATTGAGATTATCCAGGACCAGCGGTACTGCTTTCGGGTCTTCGTAATAGGTCAGCACCATATGCGCCTGGTTGAACTTGACGGCCTTTACGTAGGTAAAGAAGAGCTTTTTTTCGGGGACACCGAGCCGTTTCAGGGCAAAATACTTTGCGATGACGTAATCTTCGCAATCCCCCTGGTCACGCGCGAGGAATTCGCTCGGGCGCGCCCAGTAGTCCTCGACACCCCAGTTTTGGATGTCGGAAACGAAACGGACGCGGTTGAAGAAGTCGTTGACCCCTTTGAGCTTTTCCATTTCACTCTTGTCCCGGAGGCCGTTGAGCATCCGCTCCATCGCTTCTAAGCGTTTCCGGGCGAAATATTCCTGTTCGTTCGCGTTGACGGCTGCATGCCCTGCCGACGCCTTCTCCCCGATGGGAGTCAGCGTGGCACCCTGTCCTGCACATCCTAGAAGGAGCGAAAGAAGTGCGAAATACCTGAGCAAATCAAAAACCGCCTTTTAGCGTCCAGCGTCTACTCAGACGCCGGGACCTCAGTCGGTGCCATCGCATCGCGCTTCAGGGCCAGAACCTCTTCGGGCTTCACCTCCGCGACCAGCGGCAGACTCCCGACGTTTTCAATGACCCGGTATTCGGCCAGTTGCTGATCGTACAGGGTAGAGACGTAAGCCTTGCGGGAAGTGTAGTACTCGTTCTCGACATCCAGCACGTCCAGAAGTGTCCGGCGTCCGAGGCGGAACTCTTCGTTGTACGCCTGCAGGGTTCTTTGTGTGAAGTCACGGTGCTCTTTCAGATACTCCAGCTGCTCCGTGATCCGGGTTTTGGCCGCCCAGGAGTAGTTCAGACGTTCAAAAACAAGGCGCTGGTTCTCCATCATTTTTTCGGAGGCGTTGAAAGCGGAAGCGAGCGCTTTTTTGCGGCTGGCGACATCCGCACCGCCGTTATAGATATTCCACGATGCGACCAGCTGCACGCTGAATTCATTCTCGTCGCCCGCATCCGTGCGCCATGCGTAATCGCCCGTCCTGTCATTGTTGACATGGGACTGTTTGACCTCCAGGTCGACGCTCGGATAGTAGGTGTAAGCCGCCTGGCTGTATGCCTCCTGCGCCGCCTTGATGTTTTTACGGCTGGCCATCAGGGTCGGATAATACTGAAGCGCCGTTTTTTCCGCCGCCTCGATGCTCATCGGCATCAACGCAGCGTTGACCTTCGCTTCCATCATATCCTCGGGGTCGACCGTTTCTCCGTAGATGCGCTTGAAGTTCGTCTGGGCATCTTCGAAATTGTTGATGGCAACCTTGACGTTCGACTCGGCCAGTGCGAGACGGCCGGAGATCTGTTCCATATCCGACTGTGCGCCCACGCCGGCTTCGAGACGCTCTTTGATCATGTCATAGTAGCGCTGGTGCGTGTCGCGGTTCTCCAGCGTCAGGGCGAGGATCTGCTTCTGCTTTAGCACGGCCAGATAGCTTTCGATCATGGTGAGGCCGAGCTGGCTCACTTTTTCCATCAGCGAGTACTCCGCGGAGAGCAGTCTCGCATCCTGCTGCGCGACGTCGTGCATCGTCGAGAAACCGCGGAAAAGGTTTTCGCGCGCCCGAACGAACGCTTCCGTATGCATGTAGGTGTCTGAATCCACGTTAGGACCGATCGGTCCATTGGAACCTTCATCATGCTTAAGACCGACGGATCCCTGCAGATCTACCACCGGGAGGTAATCAGCGAATGCGATCGTTTTGTCCTCTTCGACGGCACGGTAATCTTCAATGCGCTGCCGGATTTCCGGATTGGTGTCCACCACCGTCCGATACGCTTCTTCCAATGTCAATCCGTGGCCTGCCGTTGCCAGTAGGAAAGGCAGAATCCCAAGTATTCCCTTATGTTTCATCGTCGATCCTTTGCACTTGATTTGCCAGTTATTGAAACTGTCCTTAAAAGGATTATAGCCCGTTTCAACCTTACAGAAACATAATGTAATAATTTCCATTGATCTTCTTTTTTTATTTAAGTAACAGATTGTATATAATGCCCTACGAATCCAACGCAGACGGACCGACCATGCCCAACCGACTTGCCAACGAAGACTCCCCCTACCTGCAGCAGCACAAGAACAACCCCGTCGACTGGTACCCCTGGTGCGACGAAGCCTTTGCCCGCGCCCGCGACGAGAAGCGTCCGATCTTTATCTCCATCGGCTACAGCAGCTGCCACTGGTGCCACGTGATGGAGCACGAGGTGTTCGAAAACGAAGCCATCGCTGCGTATCTGAACGAACACTTTATCAGCATCAAGGTCGACCGCGAAGAGCGCCCCGACCTCGACAAGTACTACCAGGAGGTGCACCAGCTGCTCAACCGCCGTGCGGGCGGCTGGCCCGCCTCCATCTTCTGCACCCCCGACAACAAACCCTTCTACGCCGGCACCTACATCCCGCCGACCACCCGCGACCGGATGCTGGGATTTACGGAACTGACAGAGATCATCGCCACCAAGGTGGCCGAGGGGGACGAGAAGCTCTTCCAGAACGCCGACGAGATACAAAACTACCTGAAACCCGAAGCGCGGCCGAAAGAGGCGACAGTCCTGAAGCCCTCCCTGGCCACCGGATTCGTCAAACAGGCGCTGCACAACTTCGAGAGCACACATGGCGGCTTCTCCCAGCAGCCGAAGTTTCCGCACACCTCGACGCTGAACGCCCTGCTCGACATCGTGCTGCTGCAAAACGACGCCGATGCGAAAAAGATGGTGACGCAGACCCTCTCCACGATGCACCGCGGCGGTATGTACGACCTCGTCGACGGCGGTTTCTGCCGCTACAGCGTCGACCCGGAGTGGCTGGTGCCACACTTTGAGAAGATGACCTACGACAACGGGCTGCTCTGCGAGCTCTACGCCCGGGCCGGGCGGATGTTCGGCGATGCCTCCTATACACGGACTGCCACGGAGATCGCCGACTTCATGGCGGCGAAGATGCAAGAAGACGGCCTCTTCTACTCCGCCAGCGACGCCGACAGCGAAGGGGAGGAAGGCACCTACTTCATCGTCGCGTACGACGTCGCCAGGGC
Encoded proteins:
- a CDS encoding HlyD family type I secretion periplasmic adaptor subunit, yielding MLDSSMLSSRPPKRPSDKSDQRPRVVSEEELAYLNSRSAAVLERTALHSRLFLWIMLLTVAVFIVWADHAMIDEVVKGNGKIVPSSQIKPIQNLEGGIVKEILIKEGDLVKKGEPLLKMQDIYFSSTVEKTRLEYDELYARAVRLRAEAHGTAFLEPETSDPAQKALIEKERSLFTSNRKQLKKSIAVLDAQIVQRSSELKEAREHYVELEQEMELVRKEIEINKPLVIKRIVPEVDYIKLQRDANNVQQSLTTTRHQIASTRAMIDEAKSKRDEAELAFQNRAKEELNGIEAQMQRIKESQAALEDQVSRTLVRSPVDGIVKRLYVTTIGGVVTPGMKMMDILPTGDSLLVEVKVHPRDIAFLYPDQRAVIKITAYDFAIYGGLSGRVVRISPDSINEADGKTYYQVWIETDKTFLGTVENPLKLIPGMVVNAEIITGKKSILDYILQPLLRTKDNAFKER
- a CDS encoding protein containing Six-hairpin glycosidase-like domain protein, whose translation is MTVPHAVSGAETADEMQFFGAVRKLLAGEPSAFPLPKRFARSFDPSCSQLYITLFQRGVKPMRWGSRRRSLAESVRRAVAGVRKRKGFEAFHVSDPSVCRIMVEMVTEEIPCRPEELTWMDVSPARYEPGVTGVRCVYEGTVRYVMPTDAVTHSIMSVTQLLDYLAGRFGLAQKGQDEEQRAAMMRGLPLQCCLLKSVAVITYEAKTLPLYRGLPSPFPLSAGTVERVLRESIGWLADNMRRDGRFLYYYDPLRDSEADFQHPKNPGYYNILRHSGATITLLEGYTLFKERRLLEAARRSIDYFVTTLQEEEDAEGYRCYPFYNKKSKLGGAGIGLAALMRYRHLSGDGRYGRYAEGLVRHLLSRIDGEGEMIGYYRHPRFGKGAPLVGIDDKTKRGLFSFYYPGEALLGLALFHAHGDGSEKLKARIRHESRRALDFLIHIRPKRYADLFEPLPADSWLMQAIEAWDGIEGVVTDAHRAFVYGDAAQMIRHMYTPDNALCPDYAGGFYYRFGDHVYHDGSRCEGLMAAYRLARQRGERAQMTHILGPMLLAARGLLATFNTPESAYAHRYPERSVGSFRFKLTRQWIRVDAVQHAACFYARLLPILK
- a CDS encoding response regulator transcription factor, with the translated sequence MFQDLGALYGALDKAHPAVVLFDYDGNIGELEELLQFLKGTKSAVMAMNSSPVYSDGILLLKEGARALLNTYASANNINQAVKAVVGGNIWLYPEFIQMMIRQNSMMAAQRQEALDPLSARERELAEMVALGMSNKEIAQTADITEQTVKTHLKTVYEKLGVASRLELAIMVNNARR
- a CDS encoding type I secretion system permease/ATPase; translation: MGEQNRSGLLDALLAVAKLYHQEVTAEIVLAGLPVDPEDPKLFEPDPQRSRSLFSRAAEKAGFASTLQKKSLRKIAQHLLPCILILKEDRACVLLEFDKEMEYANVLLPGVPEQEGWIPIEHLEAEYLGYCFLMKKNFGFSLEAQEEKEEEDERHWFWSTLSRTRTIYMDILVGSFLVNLFILILPLYMRNVFDRVIPNTALDTLWVLTYGVVAIFVLEAFLRFLRSYFMEIAAKKSDVIMSSKIFEHVMDMKLSEQIGSVGAFSSDLKQYESIRNFLTSTVVTTLVDLPFSILFLLVVYWVAGDVVYIPLMTIVLIAVYAFLIKGPIRTSIRNSNQASAVKNSILLESLNAIETIKAFNYNSVMQWKLEEATGNIAQRGLKSRVLNGSIATATSFLIRVQTVAVIVASVYMIHQGILTTGGLLVAYILSSRAVNPVGKLVMLILQFNKARAGFRAIEKVMGSAIEHPKEREFISASHLKGKIDFVNVDFAYPDSARNALHDVSFTIEPGEHVAIMGEMGSGKTTIINLLMGFYAPKEGMILADDVEMDQYAPAELRKQIAYVPQEIVLLQGTIKENIALKHPGIDSHEIVEAARLSGALRYINLNPDGFNMKIKEKGQNVSGGQRQSIGIARALIDDFSLVLFDEPTSHLDEESERIAILGISQKIKGKTALFVTHKDAVLELVERIILLERGEVVMDGTKAEVLAYLKKSEVHSA